The genomic segment GGCTCGCTCTCTGAGGTGGAAgacgacgaggaggacgaggaggaggaggacgacgaagAGGACGTCGGGTGGCCGCTCAATGACATGGCCGTGTGGTCCATGTGTGGTTCGTCGGGCATCTTTGCAAAACGGAACTCAAACACGTCCTGAGGCGAGGCCAAAATCAAAAGAGTGAGAAATGCAAATGTTCCACCACATAGTCGAGTTTATTTGAATATTCGAAAACCTCGGCTCACCTGCAGCTTCCGCGCCATGCCCACAACATCATGGTCTGGTGGGTTGTACTTGTAGCAGTTAGAGAACATGAGTCGGACATCGCTAGCAAACTGCTGAGCATCCCTGTATTCACGACAGTCCATTTTCCTCTGAAAATAAATTGGGGGAAAATTATTACTctcatgttttttaattaacttttattttatatcatcaGTTATTAAAGCATTAGTGGACAGAGTCACAAGAGAAACTGATCGAGTCTCATCCACAGATCAGTAACTAGATTTTTTAGTATGTTTTTGTCCAACCCTCTTTTAGATTAGCATAAACAGATGTTACCAATGGTGGAAGAATACAATTTCCAGTGAAGGAACAGTGATTAAATGAGCAACCAATAGGGGAACAAAGCTGGAAACAGAGCCTGAAggaaattttaaaaaagtccAGTTCTAACTCAGATCTCTTGACTGACATTATGCTGAAAGTATATTACggagttattgatcaataacagCAACAATAGGTCACCTACCCCTGCTTTGCTGACAGTGTAATGGAcatttttaacaacacattGTGAAATTCAAATGATTATTAAAACCAGTAAGAGTACAAGAAGTGTCACCTTGATGGTGCTGAGGTCCATGGGACACTTGATGATATCATGGTAGTCATGAAGTCCCAGAGCAGTGGCGTCCACAGGCGTGTAGAAGGGCCAGGCAGACGCTGCATGTTTCTTTGATAACATGTCCTTCAGCAGGCCGCTGCAGTACCGCAGCTGCGGGCTGAGTTTGCTCTTCTTCAAGGTCTGAGGCTGGACAGAGTCGGGCAAGTCCTTCTTTGGGGGTTTGATGGGACGTCCGCTGCCGACTCTGCGTCCCCCGCCGGCCATCATAGGCTGGAGAAGGACGGGGCCTCCGGGGCTCCTGACGAGGCCCATCCCTGGTGGAGTGTCCAAACTCATGCCACCCATGGAGGAAATAGAGTGCATAGAGGTGTCGTGAACTTGGCCGCCGTGTCCTCCTTTCCCTAATCCGACCATGTGTGTCGGTCCAGACATGCCCACGCCCGACATGCCCACGCCCGACATGCCCACTGTTAAACCCATGGTGGATGGGGTGGTGGTATCCGCCTTTCGTTTTACACCTTTCTtctacagaaagaaagacattagTCACTGTGGTTACGATATTGTGGCTTTTGATTCATCTCGGCTTGCAATTTGAAACCAAATCCGAGTCCAAACAGTTCAATAATAAAGAATGGACAGAATCGCCCAACTTAAACATTACTGGACACCATTTATGGTCCGTCTCTCCTTTGCATTAAGTGTCTTCACTGCATACCgcatatatttttaataaaaataatctgtaatctaaatttttaacacaaaaacctgcacaacaggtttgtgtgtggcTCGGTCTTGGTTCAGACCGATGAATGTGATTTGAGCTCTAATCTGCAGCAATTTTGACGATGGGTATTGTGCTTTTACGCGTTATGCGTACCTTGGTTGTGGGCTGTGTCGGGGGCAGGCCCATGATGTTGGCGGGAGGCAGGCTTTTGGTCAACACAGTCTGGGGAGAGTTGGCTAGCATGGACTCGCTCGTGTCCGAGGAAGACGGAGAGTAAGCCGACTGCGACACCGCTGGCACCTGCTGAGCCCTCGATACTGAGACATAAAGTAGAGTCAActttttatgttattgttgtttcaaAACACAGCGACACATCGACGGGGAAACAACATTGAAATTTGTCATGGAGAACCCTGGTACGACAATGACAAACAAGAAAGACCTTATCATTTACTTACCACTAGATTTGCGACCtcttcctttgtttttgcttcggggagcaggaggaggaagctcGAGTTCCTCCTCAGGCATCTGTGCCACCTTCTGAAGGAAGATCTTCTCCAAGGACTGGGCCATTACCACGATGTCATCCGTCGGCTTGGCGTGAAAACAGTTGTTGAAGACATTAAGTACAGTACAGGAAAAGCGTTCATTAGTTATTAAGTATTGTAGCTTTTTAAAGGAACTCATGAACTGGCTTGTTTGAAAGTAAACACAGCTACTACAACTTTGAGCGTTAtcaaaaacactgctgtgacTGAGATCATATTATAGATTTCACTAGGAGAAATTAAGAAGAATGAGTGAATAAACATCAGTTTTCGTCCTTTTAACCCACCTTGTTGTAGATGTAGCAGTTGGTGAACATTGTGTTGAAGTCCTGTATGCACTCACTCGCACTGCGGTAGAAGCTGTTCTCCAGGCGCTTTTTAATGGTCCCCATGTCCATTGGTTGTTTAATAATTTTATGgtaatcctaaaaaaaaaacaaaaaaaaaccagagagaatgtttttaatgactggAGCTACATCAATTATATAAGGAATAAAGAAGTAGAACTTTCAAAAttattgaaaaatgtaaaaggaaaCACGTTTGATAACAGTTATCCTGCCTAATTGAAACCTCTCAAATGcatcattcaaaaacatttgttttttaaaaaagacaaagacataatTTCCTGGGAAATGCATAGTAATTTGCCAAAATATAGCATGGCTGCAACTATTAttcatatattaaaataatttccaaCTATTTTAGTGAGGGGTTTTATAATCTAAAccagttttcagatttttcagcctcttattaaatgtcaatattttcagattcttgactccatataacaaaggaaTAATTAAAACTGCATATTTTGGATTATgggcaacacaaacaaaacaacccaCACATAATACAAGACAATAATTgacatattaatataattactatgaaaataattgttagttgcagcgcTAAAATACAGATTAACTTCAAATTTAAACTATGACCCACCGGGAGGTTCAGCCTGTAGGCATCGACAGGCTCATGGAAAGGCCAGGCAAAGTGGTGTCTCCACAGAGACTTCACCACGGCCTTCTGGAGGTACTGCAGCTGGTTGGTCATGCGGCCTGGTCGGCCGGGATCCTTGGTGGGGGGCTGTGGTGGGGCGGGGGGGCCCTGGGGCATCATGTGTGGCAGGGAGGGGCTCTCAAAGTCCTCGTACAGTAGGGAGGGCTTGCGAATGCGTTTGCCAGAGCTGGTGTGTTGGTCCATTCCGCTACTGGACAACCCGACCAGAGAGCTGGAGGAAAAGATAAAACACCCTGCACTATAAATGTGAACACAGGAGAAAGATTAATAGAAAGAGCAATTTTACTTTTCGTACACACAGAGATCCACACAGAAAGAGATGCCTGCTAGTGAAGGAAGTTGACTGAACTACTGCCTGACTTCTTCTACTTTATCCACTGATGCAACAATCAATTCCAATCCTCCATGCACTAATATCAACACACAACCTCACGGAAAAAGTTATGCAACACATATGACCTGTGAAACTGTGTCTCCCTGCCTCCATGTCAGTCAAACCACATCTATTCTAGAAGACTAGGGTTCTATCAGCAGCTTGCCACTTTTAGCACAGTCATGGGAACCATCATTGCAAGGACCCCGAACAGTTAAGaagacaaatatacacacatatatgtatatatttatatacatttgctGCTCCACACAGTTCGAAGCTCCCAATCACGGTTCAAAGCTCTTGATTTCCAGCACTGTTCTTGTTCTCCCTTCTTCTAATACGTTCTTCAGCACAGGAATACAAAGCATCCCATTACAGATCAAAGCCCTTTTTCTTCTAGAAAACTTTCTGTCTTCTTCTAATATTTCCAGCAGGCTGCTCACTGAGAGCGCGGTCTGAGCTGATGGTAGAACAATTGACTAtgtagactttatgcactttgataCTGTTGAAAAGCCTTTTATCTCAAACCCTACCAACAATAAACCAAGAAAATTAAATGTCTGAcaaacagaattttttttttttaaaaaaagagaaaaaaaatcattggaCGTTGGGGTTCAATAGCTAATCCACAAATGACGAGAAAACACCCAGATGGTCTGTACTAGTGTGGACAATGGCCGACCTGCGGCTTCTGTGCCTTCTCTTGAAATCAATTTCCTACGTTAAGAAGAATTATCACCTGAACATTCAGGCACATGTGGTACTTCTCCAAGCAACTTCTTCTGCAAATAATTTCAGGCAGGCAACTTCTTAATCACAGTTTAAGACAGTTCCTCTTCTTATTCGAATAATTTCTGCTGGCTGCACATCGAGACGTCGATCTCTATGCAAGATTTTTAAAGGATAGTAACGATGTGCGACGGGAGCTTTGAAGACCTTTGAACAGTGTGGAAAGAACTGGAACTGGAACTGTCTTTGATCTGTGATGGGAGGCTTTGTAGTTTTGTGCCGAAATAACCAATACAAGAGAACAGTGGATTATAATCCAGAAGGATTAAGGAATGAGGCAAGAATGATTGATTTGTGTTAaaggactttgaactgtgattgaAGAAAATATGTAATTAGCCTCTCTGTGTGCTCCCTTTTTAAtcctgtacattttttttttgtttaatcttaAATTGATTCACaatttaagataaaaaatgtgataaaatgcacaaagtttaaaaatacttaaattcattcaaacaagggctgcaactaacgctAATTTTGTTAATCTATCGATCTAATGataattttcttgattaattgattggttgtttgttccaaaaaaaaaatcataaagtTTGTCTtaataatacagtaaaacaacaattaatttagtttaattaGTAATTGATTTATCGTAACAGCCCTTTTTGTgctttaaaagtaaacatttcaGTATCAAATAACAGTCATTGAAAAGAAATTATACAAACTATCTGGTTTAATGtcctacattaaaaaaagaaatacatgttATCAATACCACTGCCAATAACTTTGACTATTGCATTTTGGTGTTGCAAATACAGCTCGCCTCCAGTGTCTTCAGTTGGACACCCACAGCTGAAGACTGGCCACACAGAAATAACAATTTTCACATAAGGAACGAAGAGCAAATACAAAAAGGAAGGGTATGCAGATCTTAGGACTCTAATGAGTCTGTACATGTACTATATACATaagtggaggagaaagtgtCTCACCAAGCAGAGCACGTGGACCAGATTTAGATAGTCAAATCTCACCCCACAGATCAGGACACACACCTGAcccactgacagacaaactgtGGTAACACAAAGAGCAACTCAGTCGCATTTGTGTTTATTGCTCAGTGTGTAAATTTTAATTtgccacaagaaaaaaaaaaaacaaattttattgttattttaagagCACAAGTTTGAGCAATCTGCAGATTATGTCAAATAAAACCTTGATCCATAAACCACCAATAAAAGATAATGATTATAAATACTTGGGAAACATTGAGAAACATGCTGAGCCCTTCTTGTtctcagtgatgtttttttcacagtaacAGGCGTTGCATGTTGTTTAACTGCTCTGAATTTATGCTGAAAATGACACACGACACTCCTTTGTCTGCTTGGAACAGTGTTGTGAGGCATTTATGGTACCTGTACCATCTATGTTGCCGATGCAGGTCTTCTCAGCTTTATGAATCTGCCTGCTggaaaacgttttttttttgtgttaagtGCTACACTGAGCTGAATTGTCATAGATTATACTTgggctgcaacaactaatcgattattaattgatttacTAGATTAACCAGCAACTATTtcgataatcgattaataaaaggtttgagtctttttttttctataatataACAACTTTTCTGATAattcaggttcttaaatgtgaatattttctggtttctttgctccacatgacAACTAAATCAGTAAAATCTAGTAACtttggattgtggacaaaataaaatcatcatcattttgaggttcaGAGAAACATTCTGTGGACAAATCAACTAATCTAAAAAATAATctcagttatgaaaataatggttagttgcagccctagataACATTACAGTTGTCCTGTGCACTtgagatcagcacaacacagatgTAGGCAAAAATCATAAGTGACAAATGTCACTTCATTACGAAGAAAGGGGACATTTGTCTTCCGTTTATTTCATTAGTTAAAGTGCAAGCGATATAAACATTTGTTGATTAAGTTTAATAAAATCTTGAATCATTAAGAGATACTTGAGTTAATGTCTTCCTGATTTGGCATACCACAACATAACCCATACAGActtaagggggaaaaaaaacttaaatttgTTGACGgaacaaaaacatcaattaCTACCTGTATTGCTGTGATGTTTAACCCAAAATCTGTTAATAAGTagaatttttaaataaatctgatGATGCACGTTTTCTCATTGCAATTATTATCATCTATTTATTCTCAATTATCTGtcttaaatgtgtcaaaataccATACAAGGAcataaaattaaagaaaattcTTAATGGAAAGTTACTGGCCAAACAAAACTAGCATCTACATTGATGTTGCTATTCAAGCAGTCTTTCTATTATATTTTTCAATATATAGCACAGCCATAGTCATACACCTCAGTGTATTCATAATCACATTAGCATCACCACATGCTACTTGGGGGGGAAAACAGAAGAATCTGCTGAGTCCTCTCTTCTTCGACCTTGTGATGTAAACACACGGCTCCACAGTGAGTAGCGTTGCCATTTAATCTTGCCCTGAATCAACGTGTGCTAATGTTAAAACGCAAAACAACTCTCAACGCTTGAGCCCGCAGACCACAGGAAGGGGACAGGCGTTCAGCAACACAtccttttatttacttataacccagcagcagctgcagaggtTCGCGTGGTTTGGAAGCCCCGCCCCTCACTGTTTGTAAACATTGCCGCAACGAGTGGCCAATATTTTCTGTCCAAAAACGcacaactaaataaataatgaagctttaaaatgtagttaTAAAAAGATCAACACACTGAACGTTCAGTAGACCCAAGTCATTTTGCCACAGCCGGCGTTTACTAACCAGATGCCACAAACAGTCATTGGaaataatcatatatatatatatatatatatatatatatatatatatatatatatatacatacatacatacatacatatacatatatatacacatacacacacatatatatataaataaataaatatacacatatatacacacatatatatacatttatatgttttAATAGGAAATAAATCCCGTATAAGCATAGAGAGCATTGCATTAGCAAACATATTTCTGTTGTGATGACCACCGGAGGAGCGGGGTGAGCATTAGCTGGATGTCTTTTCAATGAATGACAGCGAGCCGGTGGGGGAGCCGCCGGCTGACTGAGCCGGAGAATATGCAACCGTGAAAAACCTTCCCCGCCTAGACACCG from the Solea senegalensis isolate Sse05_10M linkage group LG9, IFAPA_SoseM_1, whole genome shotgun sequence genome contains:
- the brd2b gene encoding bromodomain-containing protein 2b isoform X2, whose translation is MEAAINSPHDSSLVGLSSSGMDQHTSSGKRIRKPSLLYEDFESPSLPHMMPQGPPAPPQPPTKDPGRPGRMTNQLQYLQKAVVKSLWRHHFAWPFHEPVDAYRLNLPDYHKIIKQPMDMGTIKKRLENSFYRSASECIQDFNTMFTNCYIYNKPTDDIVVMAQSLEKIFLQKVAQMPEEELELPPPAPRSKNKGRGRKSSVSRAQQVPAVSQSAYSPSSSDTSESMLANSPQTVLTKSLPPANIMGLPPTQPTTKKKGVKRKADTTTPSTMGLTVGMSGVGMSGVGMSGPTHMVGLGKGGHGGQVHDTSMHSISSMGGMSLDTPPGMGLVRSPGGPVLLQPMMAGGGRRVGSGRPIKPPKKDLPDSVQPQTLKKSKLSPQLRYCSGLLKDMLSKKHAASAWPFYTPVDATALGLHDYHDIIKCPMDLSTIKRKMDCREYRDAQQFASDVRLMFSNCYKYNPPDHDVVGMARKLQDVFEFRFAKMPDEPHMDHTAMSLSGHPTSSSSSSSSSSSSSSSTSESEPSSESEESESSPSSDSEEERAHRLAELQDQLRAMHEQLAALSQGPIVKTKKKKEKKDKKEKKKKKKLEKRSRGIRSRAGSEEWKMPSKILKSKSVKAGVSQPKKSQGKKSNKTSKPAKKPFYPPPVATSMLPHYDSEEEEEIVPMTYDEKRQLSLDINKLPGEKLGRVVHIIQSREPSLRDTNPEEIEIDFETLKPSTLKELERYVMTCLRKKPRKPYTEQAAKKGVAGKSKEELTLEKRRELEKRLQDVSGQLNSVKKPAKPKVEKPSTAETHTQPSRLSGSSSSSDSSSSSSSSSSSSDTSDSDSG
- the brd2b gene encoding bromodomain-containing protein 2b isoform X1; translated protein: MEAAINSPHDSSLVGLSSSGMDQHTSSGKRIRKPSLLYEDFESPSLPHMMPQGPPAPPQPPTKDPGRPGRMTNQLQYLQKAVVKSLWRHHFAWPFHEPVDAYRLNLPDYHKIIKQPMDMGTIKKRLENSFYRSASECIQDFNTMFTNCYIYNKPTDDIVVMAQSLEKIFLQKVAQMPEEELELPPPAPRSKNKGRGRKSSVSRAQQVPAVSQSAYSPSSSDTSESMLANSPQTVLTKSLPPANIMGLPPTQPTTKKKGVKRKADTTTPSTMGLTVGMSGVGMSGVGMSGPTHMVGLGKGGHGGQVHDTSMHSISSMGGMSLDTPPGMGLVRSPGGPVLLQPMMAGGGRRVGSGRPIKPPKKDLPDSVQPQTLKKSKLSPQLRYCSGLLKDMLSKKHAASAWPFYTPVDATALGLHDYHDIIKCPMDLSTIKRKMDCREYRDAQQFASDVRLMFSNCYKYNPPDHDVVGMARKLQDVFEFRFAKMPDEPHMDHTAMSLSGHPTSSSSSSSSSSSSSSSTSESEPSSESEESESSPSSDSEEERAHRLAELQDQVCTQLRAMHEQLAALSQGPIVKTKKKKEKKDKKEKKKKKKLEKRSRGIRSRAGSEEWKMPSKILKSKSVKAGVSQPKKSQGKKSNKTSKPAKKPFYPPPVATSMLPHYDSEEEEEIVPMTYDEKRQLSLDINKLPGEKLGRVVHIIQSREPSLRDTNPEEIEIDFETLKPSTLKELERYVMTCLRKKPRKPYTEQAAKKGVAGKSKEELTLEKRRELEKRLQDVSGQLNSVKKPAKPKVEKPSTAETHTQPSRLSGSSSSSDSSSSSSSSSSSSDTSDSDSG